A single window of Malus sylvestris chromosome 5, drMalSylv7.2, whole genome shotgun sequence DNA harbors:
- the LOC126621278 gene encoding 2-oxoglutarate-dependent dioxygenase 19-like isoform X2: MAGTEATTLLLSTQSQRPCFYSSSVSKNKNLVNSFSGDEGESCYVLPNPVIDYSMLISGDVLKRTKAISDLNEACLNFGFFTVTNHGIPDSLMGSVMNWLSKFFYQNDEEKRRYETNDSKDKIRFRWGGRTQRELLHMRAHPTFHCPTKPANSTVLQEYCEKMREMGVQLLRGISKSLGLEEDYIEKKMNLESGYNVFGPNYYPALSHSSDDKNQIGQFPHRDPGLLVLLAQDVDGGLQIEHQKKWFNANFPPSSIFVIVADHIEILTNGKYKSLLHRVALTNEVERKSLPFFFGPSLEATVRPAPEFLDEHNPPFYREMTYKDYLESNKHHVIEARANLNQIRI, translated from the exons ATGGCTGGAACTGAAGCAACTACTCTACTGCTTTCTACTCAAAGCCAAAGGCCTTGTTTTTACTCGAGCAGTGTATCGAAAAATAAGAATTTGGTCAACTCCTTTTCAGGAGATGAAGGTGAATCATGTTATGTACTTCCAAATCCAGTCATTGACTACTCCATGCTCATCTCCGGTGATGTTCTAAAACGTACTAAAGCCATCAGTGACCTTAACGAAGCTTGCCTCAACTTTGGCTTCTTCACA GTGACGAATCATGGGATCCCGGACAGCCTGATGGGGAGTGTTATGAATTGgctttccaaatttttttatcagAATGACGAGGAGAAGCGACGTTATGAGACAAATGATTCGAAGGATAAAATCAGATTCCGGTGGGGTGGCAGAACCCAAAGAGAGCTTCTCCACATGAGAGCACATCCCACCTTTCATTGCCCAACaaagcctgccaattccac GGTTTTACAAGAGTATTGTGAGAAAATGCGAGAAATGGGAGTCCAATTACTTAGAGGGATTTCAAAATCCCTAGGGCTTGAAGAGGACTACATAGAGAAGAAAATGAACCTGGAATCTGGCTATAATGTTTTCGGACCAAATTACTATCCGGCGCTGTCGCATTCATCGGACGACAAGAATCAGATTGGCCAATTCCCTCATCGTGACCCTGGCTTACTTGTCCTCCTTGCTCAAGACGTTGATGGGGGACTTCAGATTGAGCACCAGAAAAAGTGGTTCAATGCAAACTTTCCTCCGAGTTCCATCTTTGTCATTGTTGCTGACCATATAGAG ATTCTGACCAATGGGAAGTACAAGAGCTTGTTGCATCGGGTGGCTTTGACCAACGAAGTGGAAAGGAAGAGTTTACCCTTCTTTTTTGGACCATCATTGGAAGCAACTGTGAGGCCTGCACCTGAGTTTTTAGACGAGCACAACCCACCCTTTTATCGTGAAATGACGTATAAGGACTACTTGGAATCCAATAAGCACCATGTGATTGAAGCCAGAGCAAACTTGAATCAGATTCGAATCTGA
- the LOC126621278 gene encoding 2-oxoglutarate-dependent dioxygenase 19-like isoform X1, which yields MAGTEATTLLLSTQSQRPCFYSSSVSKNKNLVNSFSGDEGESCYVLPNPVIDYSMLISGDVLKRTKAISDLNEACLNFGFFTVTNHGIPDSLMGSVMNWLSKFFYQNDEEKRRYETNDSKDKIRFRWGGRTQRELLHMRAHPTFHCPTKPANSTRVLQEYCEKMREMGVQLLRGISKSLGLEEDYIEKKMNLESGYNVFGPNYYPALSHSSDDKNQIGQFPHRDPGLLVLLAQDVDGGLQIEHQKKWFNANFPPSSIFVIVADHIEILTNGKYKSLLHRVALTNEVERKSLPFFFGPSLEATVRPAPEFLDEHNPPFYREMTYKDYLESNKHHVIEARANLNQIRI from the exons ATGGCTGGAACTGAAGCAACTACTCTACTGCTTTCTACTCAAAGCCAAAGGCCTTGTTTTTACTCGAGCAGTGTATCGAAAAATAAGAATTTGGTCAACTCCTTTTCAGGAGATGAAGGTGAATCATGTTATGTACTTCCAAATCCAGTCATTGACTACTCCATGCTCATCTCCGGTGATGTTCTAAAACGTACTAAAGCCATCAGTGACCTTAACGAAGCTTGCCTCAACTTTGGCTTCTTCACA GTGACGAATCATGGGATCCCGGACAGCCTGATGGGGAGTGTTATGAATTGgctttccaaatttttttatcagAATGACGAGGAGAAGCGACGTTATGAGACAAATGATTCGAAGGATAAAATCAGATTCCGGTGGGGTGGCAGAACCCAAAGAGAGCTTCTCCACATGAGAGCACATCCCACCTTTCATTGCCCAACaaagcctgccaattccac CAGGGTTTTACAAGAGTATTGTGAGAAAATGCGAGAAATGGGAGTCCAATTACTTAGAGGGATTTCAAAATCCCTAGGGCTTGAAGAGGACTACATAGAGAAGAAAATGAACCTGGAATCTGGCTATAATGTTTTCGGACCAAATTACTATCCGGCGCTGTCGCATTCATCGGACGACAAGAATCAGATTGGCCAATTCCCTCATCGTGACCCTGGCTTACTTGTCCTCCTTGCTCAAGACGTTGATGGGGGACTTCAGATTGAGCACCAGAAAAAGTGGTTCAATGCAAACTTTCCTCCGAGTTCCATCTTTGTCATTGTTGCTGACCATATAGAG ATTCTGACCAATGGGAAGTACAAGAGCTTGTTGCATCGGGTGGCTTTGACCAACGAAGTGGAAAGGAAGAGTTTACCCTTCTTTTTTGGACCATCATTGGAAGCAACTGTGAGGCCTGCACCTGAGTTTTTAGACGAGCACAACCCACCCTTTTATCGTGAAATGACGTATAAGGACTACTTGGAATCCAATAAGCACCATGTGATTGAAGCCAGAGCAAACTTGAATCAGATTCGAATCTGA